The genome window AAAATAGATCAAGATATTGTCTCAGTTAATGTTTATGGTCTTTATGAAAATATTACCTTCCCTTTAATGACCAGAATTTTCAAGGCAAAAAAGACTCTAAAAGAGGGTGATATTTACAAAACAAAGATTGAATTAGCAGAGGAAATGATACTTTACTTATTAGAATTTGATTTCTCAATTAAATTAGTATTAGCTGATAGTTTATATGGGGAAGCATCGTCTTTAATTAAGACATTAACAGAAAATAATCTTGATTTTATTGTTAGCATTAGAGAGAATCATGGGGTTTGGATGCCTAGCTCACAGACAGTAAGAGCAAATAAATGGTGCAAATTTAAAAGAGTATTTAGTAATGGTAAAAATGAAGATAGATATATAAGAGAAATTATTTATGGTCAAAGAAAAGAAATATAGTCACTTTACTTAAGTATGAACCAATCAAGGGTAAAATAATGGATGAAGTAATTATTTTTATATTTAAGTATAATGCCCCATGATATAGAATTAAAACAAAAAGTAATTGACTATGTAGAAAATAGAGGTAACGTAACAAAAGCATCGAGAATATTTGGAATATCAAGAGCATCAATATATAGATGGTTGAATAGAAAAGATTTAAGACCAACAGTGGTCAAAACTCGTCAAAGAAAATTAGATAAATCAGCACTATATGAAGATGTAGTGAAAAATCCAGATGATAAATTAATAGATAGAGCGAAAAAATTTGGAGTAACAATGTCAGCAATATCTCATGCATTCAAAAAAATGAACATAACAAGAAAAAAAAACAGTTACGTTATAGAGAAAGAAATAGAAAACAAAGAATAGAATACTTACAAAAATTAAGAGAATTAGTCAAAAAATACGGAAGTAAGAGTATGGTATTTATTGATGAGTCAGGATTTGAGGAAATAAGTACTTGCATTTATGGGTGGTCAAAAAAAGGAAAAAAAATTTATGATGAGAAACAAGGAAAACGAGGAAAAAGAGAAAATTTAGTAGCAGGAAGAAGAAAGAAAGAAAAAGATTTTATTGCTCCAATGATCTTTACAGGAAGTTTAAATGCAGAAAGTGTTGAATCATGGCTAAAAATGTATTTATTACCATCACTAAAACAATTTTCAATACTAATAATGGATAATGCACCAATCCACCGAAAAAATATGATAAAAGAATTAGTAGAAGAAGCAGGTCATCTAGTAATGTTTTTACCAACTTATTCACCAGATTTAAATGATATTGAACACGATTTTAGTGCTTTAAAAAGAGCAAAAATGTATAGCGATAGTACAATAACTTTAGATGAAATAATTTATAATTATTGTACTAGCTAAATGTCTCAGTCTTATTTCGATTGACTATAGGTTAGTTTCTGTGGAAAACAACACCAGTTTAAATGAATTATTTGCTAAATTGTTGGATGGTAAAGGTAGTAATAAATCTATTCCTAGAATAACTATCGATTAGAAGTTGTGTTGAAAAAAACTATGATGATTGAAAATTTTTAGCCAAAGACAAAACTAATTTAAGTATTTAATGACTAAGTCAATTATTATCTTCTTTTGACAACCTTAGAAAATATTGTAATAATCGATACTATTGCAATACTTATTAGTTTCAGAAAATTCTCTAGGGTTGCCAACTGTAATAAAATATGCTAATAATGGAGTAGGAAGACTAAAAATTACTCTCTAAGCAAAATATATAGTTTTCCTTGGTTCGATAGATTACTCAACAATCAAATCACTTTTATCGTATTAGTAAAGTATTAGGAATTTTATGTCCCAGAAGCAAGTAATTCATCCCATGGTGAAGTTGCAACAAAAAGTCGTATCATTGGTAAATTCCCAGATTATTAAGCCTGATGATAGTATCGGCAAGATTGCACTTTTATTTGGTGATCAATGGTCATTTTTTAGGTCGGAATTAGTTTCTTACGGCTTTTCGATGCAAGACCCTGTGAGTGATATTCTGGTAGTAGAAACCTGGGATGACTAATTTTTTTTCATGGGCAGGGGTGATGAATCTCTCCGAGAAGGGTTTCTTTTTTCGCCCCTGTTACTACTGGTAAGTTTCCTGCAAAGGAGTTAACTCGCCAATAGGCTAAGATGGCAAAGGCGATCGCCTCTTTAAACTCTGTGCTAACGTTAAAGTCATCAGTGGTTAAAAGGTTAACCGTGGGTAAATTTGCCTGTAGTCTTTCTTTTAAATAACCGTTGCTACTACCTCCCCCCCCTAAAATCAAATCATGGGGTAACTGAGGTAAAAATTTGTCATAGTTGTAAGCAATGGAGGCGGCGGTTAACTCAGTGAGGGTGGCTAAAAAATCAGCCTCTGATAATTCAAAAGACTGGGCATCATGGCAACATTTTTCCAGATAAAGATGCCCAAATAATTCCCTGCCAGTGGATTTTGGTGGTTTTTGCCCAAAGAAATCCTGTTTTAACCATGTTTTAACTAGGGGCATACAAGGCTTACCCTGCCGACTCCATTCCCCATTAAAATCGTAGGTTTTTTGATTATTCGTAAACTTTTGTACGGCCAAATCAATTAAAGCATTTCCAGGCCCTGTATCCCAACCCATAATGAAATCTTGCCATTGGGGTTGATGGGTGGGCGGAAGATAGGTAACGTTGCCGATACCCCCAATATTTTGTAAACAGCGATGATGTTTGGGGTGAGAAAAAAGACACAAATCAATCTTAGATACTAAGGGCGCCCCATGGCCTCCCATGGCGATGTCTGCTTGACGAAAATTGTTGACGGTTTTTATGTTGGTGAGATGGGCAATCAAATCTCCTCTACCTAATTGAAGGCTATAACCGAGATGATGATTATGGGCGGGTTGATGAAATACTGTTTGCCCGTGAGAGCCAATAAGCTCAACTTTCACACTTTCTGGGATAACATTTATAGTAGCATCAGCAAAACAAGAGGCGATCGCCCCGTCTAACCGTGCTAACTCCTCCATGGAGATACTAGCACCCTCACACACCGACAAAATTTGAGAGCGTAAATCGTCAGGATAAGGAAAAGTTTGCCCTGCTAATAAACGGACATCCAAATCTAAACCCTCACCTTCTATATCCACTGCCACCGCATCGATGCCATCCACCGAAGTACCACTCATCAAACCAACAACTATCATAAAAAAACCTACAACAATCAATTTTCGATTATTATAAACTTCCATGGTGTTTTAATACCCAAGCCTTACTAAATCTAACTGTGATTTCTCTCTTAGATATACGATTTTGATAACACCACTATTTGAACTTTCCTACTAATAAATCCGTAGATTTTCGTCTATTCTTGATAAAATGGATGGTAGTAATAATAAAAACAAGAGATGGATTCTCTTATTTTATTTTAAATCCAATTATTAACTCCCCGA of Cyanobacterium sp. HL-69 contains these proteins:
- the anmK gene encoding anhydro-N-acetylmuramic acid kinase AnmK, which produces MEVYNNRKLIVVGFFMIVVGLMSGTSVDGIDAVAVDIEGEGLDLDVRLLAGQTFPYPDDLRSQILSVCEGASISMEELARLDGAIASCFADATINVIPESVKVELIGSHGQTVFHQPAHNHHLGYSLQLGRGDLIAHLTNIKTVNNFRQADIAMGGHGAPLVSKIDLCLFSHPKHHRCLQNIGGIGNVTYLPPTHQPQWQDFIMGWDTGPGNALIDLAVQKFTNNQKTYDFNGEWSRQGKPCMPLVKTWLKQDFFGQKPPKSTGRELFGHLYLEKCCHDAQSFELSEADFLATLTELTAASIAYNYDKFLPQLPHDLILGGGGSSNGYLKERLQANLPTVNLLTTDDFNVSTEFKEAIAFAILAYWRVNSFAGNLPVVTGAKKETLLGEIHHPCP